A window from Bacillota bacterium encodes these proteins:
- a CDS encoding mannose-1-phosphate guanyltransferase, with amino-acid sequence MDRIGGLDMKAVVMAGGEGTRLRPLTCNRPKPMVPVVNKPIIQHIFELLKRHGITDIAVTLYYLADEIESFFGDGTELGLHLSYSVEDVPLGTAGSVKKAAEVFGRERLLVISGDALTDIDLREAVRSHEVKSAVATIVTTRVDNPLEYGIVVTDDEGRIRRFLEKPSWGEVFSDTVNTGIYILEPEVLDYVDAGRPADFSQDVFPALLRDGKRLYAHVASGYWCDVGNVQQYRQAQIDAVMGRVKVDIPGNKIGTDIWVGAGTEIAPSARLSGPLVIGRNCRIGPGAGCFEYTVLGDNCIIEKDAVIQRSLLWQDTFVGQGTEVRGAIVGEHAIIKDFVTCQEGVVVGDRCRIEQGAMLQPQIKVWPNKIIEPGSRVTMSLIWGTKWPGSIFKDRGVTGLTNIELTPEFAMKLGASFGSSIGKGATVTTSRDDHPASRMILRSIICGLMTVGTNIFDLRSTPLPVSRYNVKTLGVDGGVHIRVSPDNPRLTLIEVFNSQGINLPRAHERKIENIFFREDFRRTDADEVGKLEFPGRVLEPYTESFFNYVDAGIIAGSRLSVVVDYAYSRLSMFLPGIFGRLGCEMVALNAYPDHSRAPKTLEERRAHLKKLSETVSTLRADVGVLVEGDGERLALVDETGRVVEGNTLLAAMVWLATRDASGCASGCTGGSASREARCDASRGASKDGGFLVAATVAATSAVDRIAAEHGSRIVRTREDARSLMEFASKAGQDLLFAGDTEGGFIFPSFQPAFDAMFSLAKVFEFMARQGIGLSRIVDNLAIPPMVSRSVPCPWEFKGRVMRILAEETGGMPREFIDGLRLFFDDGWLLVLPDPAEPFIHIRSEAADGDTAAARARECADRVEAIIGI; translated from the coding sequence TTGGACAGGATAGGGGGGCTTGACATGAAAGCGGTGGTCATGGCAGGCGGAGAGGGAACGAGACTGCGTCCGCTCACGTGCAACCGTCCCAAGCCGATGGTGCCCGTCGTGAACAAGCCCATAATCCAGCACATCTTCGAGCTGTTGAAGCGCCATGGAATCACAGACATAGCGGTGACCCTGTACTACCTTGCAGATGAGATCGAGAGCTTCTTCGGCGACGGAACGGAACTCGGCCTTCATCTGTCCTACTCCGTTGAAGACGTTCCCCTCGGCACGGCCGGAAGCGTGAAGAAGGCAGCCGAGGTCTTCGGCAGGGAGCGGCTGCTCGTCATAAGCGGGGACGCGCTCACCGACATCGATCTTCGTGAAGCCGTGAGGTCCCATGAAGTCAAGTCGGCGGTGGCTACCATCGTCACGACGCGCGTGGACAATCCCCTCGAATACGGCATCGTGGTCACCGACGACGAGGGCAGGATACGCAGGTTTCTGGAGAAGCCGAGCTGGGGCGAGGTGTTCAGCGACACGGTCAACACGGGCATATACATCCTCGAGCCCGAAGTGCTCGATTACGTGGACGCGGGGAGGCCCGCCGACTTCAGTCAGGACGTGTTCCCGGCGTTGCTGCGCGATGGAAAGAGGCTATACGCGCACGTGGCCTCGGGATACTGGTGCGATGTAGGCAACGTCCAGCAGTATAGGCAAGCCCAGATAGACGCGGTGATGGGTAGAGTGAAGGTAGACATCCCGGGCAACAAGATCGGCACCGACATCTGGGTCGGAGCGGGCACGGAGATCGCGCCCAGCGCACGCCTCTCCGGACCTCTCGTCATAGGCAGGAACTGCCGGATAGGGCCGGGCGCGGGTTGCTTTGAGTACACGGTTCTAGGGGACAACTGCATAATCGAGAAGGACGCTGTCATCCAACGCAGCCTGCTGTGGCAGGACACGTTCGTTGGCCAGGGGACGGAGGTACGAGGCGCCATAGTGGGCGAGCACGCAATCATCAAGGACTTCGTCACGTGTCAGGAAGGCGTGGTGGTGGGCGACAGGTGCAGGATAGAACAAGGCGCCATGCTCCAGCCCCAGATCAAGGTATGGCCGAACAAGATAATCGAGCCGGGCTCGCGTGTGACCATGAGCCTCATATGGGGCACGAAATGGCCGGGGTCCATCTTCAAGGACAGGGGCGTGACGGGGCTCACCAACATTGAGCTCACGCCGGAGTTCGCGATGAAGCTGGGGGCCTCGTTCGGAAGCTCGATCGGCAAAGGCGCGACCGTCACCACCAGCCGCGATGACCATCCCGCCTCTCGTATGATCCTCCGGTCGATCATCTGCGGTCTGATGACGGTGGGAACGAACATCTTCGACCTGAGGTCGACGCCTCTGCCGGTGAGCCGGTACAACGTCAAGACCCTCGGCGTGGACGGCGGAGTGCACATCCGGGTCTCGCCCGATAATCCTCGGCTCACGCTCATCGAGGTCTTCAATAGCCAGGGCATTAACCTGCCCAGGGCCCACGAGCGCAAGATCGAGAACATCTTCTTCAGAGAGGACTTTCGGAGGACGGATGCGGACGAGGTGGGCAAGCTGGAGTTCCCCGGCCGTGTGCTGGAACCGTACACGGAGTCGTTCTTCAACTACGTTGACGCCGGGATAATCGCGGGCTCTCGGCTGAGCGTGGTGGTGGATTACGCGTACAGCAGGCTCTCCATGTTTCTGCCAGGCATCTTTGGGCGTCTAGGGTGCGAAATGGTTGCCCTAAACGCCTATCCCGATCACTCGCGCGCCCCGAAAACCTTGGAGGAACGGCGCGCGCACCTCAAGAAGCTGTCGGAGACCGTGAGCACTCTCAGAGCCGACGTGGGAGTGTTGGTAGAGGGCGACGGCGAACGGCTGGCGCTCGTAGACGAGACGGGGAGGGTGGTGGAAGGCAACACCCTGCTTGCAGCCATGGTTTGGCTGGCGACGCGAGACGCGAGCGGCTGCGCGAGCGGGTGCACTGGCGGCAGCGCGAGCCGTGAAGCGAGGTGCGACGCATCGCGCGGGGCGTCAAAGGATGGAGGGTTCCTCGTCGCCGCGACCGTGGCTGCCACGAGCGCAGTCGACCGCATCGCCGCGGAGCATGGCTCGAGGATAGTGCGGACAAGGGAAGACGCCCGCTCGCTGATGGAGTTCGCCTCCAAGGCAGGGCAGGACCTCCTGTTCGCCGGCGACACTGAGGGAGGATTCATCTTTCCCAGCTTCCAGCCTGCCTTCGATGCCATGTTCTCGTTGGCAAAGGTCTTCGAGTTCATGGCGCGGCAGGGGATCGGCTTGTCACGCATCGTGGACAACTTGGCCATTCCGCCCATGGTGAGCCGTTCGGTGCCTTGCCCGTGGGAGTTCAAGGGACGGGTTATGCGTATCTTGGCCGAAGAGACAGGCGGCATGCCCAGAGAGTTCATCGACGGCCTCAGGCTATTCTTCGACGATGGTTGGCTGCTGGTGCTTCCAGACCCGGCGGAGCCGTTCATTCACATCCGCTCTGAAGCTGCGGACGGGGATACCGCCGCGGCGAGGGCGCGGGAATGTGCCGACAGGGTCGAGGCGATCATCGGGATCTAG
- a CDS encoding DUF1957 domain-containing protein → MFVFHSHIPYCRKAGMWPFGEEWLYEVMLESYIPLLELLRTIPRYGQTAASEAKPGQSASGGSSPCVTVGITPILLDQLDDDYMREGFVKWAEARLARAEDDRGRFRLAGDDARRRQAEEYCSRYDRAIRAFNDEYARDIVGALGELQERGAVEIITSAATHAYLPLLKEDTSIRAQLTVGCESHTKRFGRAPRGIWLPECAYRPGLECYLQALGLEYFFVDRHAIEGGESIGVASGGWRAKDEGAAGGVEASLARTGTGNVAATARSAAPRRTTFRPYLVGGTKVACFGRNERVTAQVWSSWLGYPGDGLYREFHRKDDVSGLQYWRVTSRDTDLGAKELYDAAAASSRLREHAAHFVGLIHELVDAWWAETGEHAVIVAPYDTELFGHWWYEGIDWLGEVLKGISGSADVIARSAGQVLDCHPANDAVDLPESSWGRGGRHDVWLNDGTAWMWEMIHAAEARMKRLAALSEAEAGVPGSPEPPELTEHPLSQLDEPLRPGESSRPIKPVQEMESGPVSGREADWSRCAGLLGEIKVQALREFFLLMSSDWPFLVTERQATEYGARRFREHAERFDKLMDYAERLLEGAGMSEEECEEARRCLEAVNRLDDPFPWLDFSVLSARSTKGEGRD, encoded by the coding sequence GTGTTCGTGTTTCACAGCCACATACCATACTGCCGCAAGGCCGGGATGTGGCCTTTCGGCGAGGAGTGGCTGTACGAGGTCATGCTGGAATCGTACATCCCGCTACTAGAGCTGCTCCGGACCATACCCAGGTACGGACAAACGGCGGCGAGCGAGGCAAAGCCGGGGCAATCCGCGTCCGGAGGCTCGTCTCCTTGCGTGACGGTGGGAATCACACCGATCCTCCTCGATCAGCTCGACGACGACTACATGAGGGAAGGCTTCGTGAAATGGGCGGAGGCGCGCCTTGCGCGCGCCGAGGACGACCGGGGCCGGTTCAGGCTCGCCGGCGATGACGCCCGCCGGCGCCAGGCGGAGGAGTACTGCTCAAGGTACGACCGGGCCATACGCGCTTTCAACGACGAGTACGCCCGCGACATCGTGGGGGCCCTGGGCGAGCTTCAGGAACGCGGAGCGGTTGAGATCATCACGTCCGCGGCGACCCACGCTTACCTGCCGCTCCTGAAAGAGGATACCTCAATTCGAGCTCAGCTCACCGTGGGATGCGAGAGTCACACGAAGCGCTTCGGCAGAGCCCCTAGGGGTATATGGCTGCCTGAGTGCGCATACAGGCCGGGGCTTGAGTGCTACCTGCAGGCTCTCGGGCTTGAGTACTTCTTCGTCGACAGGCATGCCATAGAGGGCGGCGAGTCTATAGGCGTAGCGAGCGGCGGGTGGCGCGCCAAGGACGAAGGCGCGGCCGGCGGCGTGGAAGCAAGCCTGGCCAGAACCGGGACGGGGAACGTCGCGGCGACCGCCCGGAGCGCGGCGCCTCGAAGAACCACTTTCAGACCTTACCTCGTCGGCGGAACGAAAGTGGCCTGCTTCGGGCGGAACGAGCGAGTGACGGCGCAGGTGTGGTCTTCCTGGCTGGGCTACCCGGGCGATGGGCTGTACCGGGAGTTCCACAGAAAGGACGATGTCTCGGGCCTTCAGTACTGGCGGGTCACGTCTAGGGACACGGATCTTGGGGCGAAGGAGCTTTACGACGCGGCCGCGGCGTCGTCCAGGCTCAGGGAACACGCCGCCCACTTCGTGGGGCTCATTCACGAGCTCGTCGACGCCTGGTGGGCGGAGACGGGGGAGCACGCCGTGATCGTGGCGCCTTACGACACCGAGCTCTTCGGACACTGGTGGTACGAGGGTATTGACTGGCTTGGCGAGGTGCTCAAGGGGATCTCGGGGAGCGCGGACGTGATAGCGAGGTCGGCCGGACAGGTCTTGGACTGCCACCCCGCGAACGATGCCGTGGATTTGCCGGAGTCGTCTTGGGGGCGGGGAGGTAGGCACGACGTTTGGCTCAACGACGGCACCGCCTGGATGTGGGAGATGATCCACGCTGCAGAGGCGCGGATGAAGAGGCTCGCCGCACTCTCCGAGGCCGAGGCGGGGGTGCCTGGGTCACCCGAGCCACCCGAGTTGACAGAGCACCCGTTGAGCCAGCTTGACGAGCCGCTGCGACCCGGTGAATCCAGCCGGCCTATCAAGCCTGTCCAAGAGATGGAGAGCGGGCCGGTCTCAGGCCGTGAAGCGGACTGGTCACGCTGCGCCGGTCTTTTGGGGGAGATCAAGGTTCAGGCGCTCAGGGAGTTTTTCCTGCTCATGTCGAGCGACTGGCCGTTCCTCGTGACGGAGCGCCAAGCCACGGAGTATGGAGCGAGGCGCTTCAGGGAGCACGCCGAGAGGTTCGACAAGCTGATGGACTACGCCGAGCGGCTGCTCGAAGGGGCAGGGATGAGCGAGGAAGAGTGCGAGGAAGCCAGGCGCTGCCTCGAGGCGGTGAACCGTCTCGACGACCCATTCCCGTGGCTTGATTTCTCGGTCCTGTCCGCCAGGTCCACGAAGGGGGAGGGCCGGGACTAG
- a CDS encoding glycosyltransferase family 4 protein, with the protein MRVLMLSYEYPPEVVGGLGAAVAGLAQALVKQGDEVHVICASSRGDAESFAQDGVKISRVARSTIRAGADPYGAGGGFLQTVMEANFGLTSRAVLEARGRPGYDVLHAHDWLVGFAAKSLKHAMHIPLIATIHSTEYGRNRGIHSDLQKYIHEVEWMITYEAWRVICCSHYMADELRRIFSLPGDKIDVIPNGVDPNAAVRPDAELVRATRVRYAHPEDRIVFYVGRLVYEKGVHVLLDAVPSVLAEIPNTRFVIAGDGYYAGVLREKAANMGLGPAVVFTGRISDQERDALYAAADLVVFPSLYEPFGIVALEAMAKGAPVVASDTGGLAEVIQHEETGFKVCSGSAASLAWGIKRVLLDPAFRGFIARRGKEEAVSRFGWETAATSTHSVYQRVLDEAARVSW; encoded by the coding sequence ATGCGCGTGTTGATGCTCTCGTATGAGTACCCACCAGAGGTGGTTGGGGGGCTCGGCGCGGCAGTGGCGGGCCTCGCCCAAGCCCTGGTCAAACAGGGGGACGAGGTACATGTCATCTGCGCTAGCTCCAGGGGAGACGCCGAGTCTTTCGCGCAGGACGGCGTGAAGATATCCAGGGTCGCGCGGTCTACGATTCGGGCCGGAGCGGATCCATACGGCGCGGGCGGCGGCTTCCTCCAAACGGTCATGGAGGCGAATTTCGGTCTTACCAGCCGAGCTGTGCTGGAGGCGCGCGGCAGGCCGGGCTACGATGTCCTGCATGCACACGACTGGCTGGTCGGCTTTGCCGCCAAGTCCCTCAAACACGCCATGCACATCCCACTCATCGCGACGATCCACTCCACCGAGTACGGCCGGAACAGAGGTATCCACTCCGACCTCCAGAAGTATATCCACGAAGTAGAGTGGATGATCACGTACGAGGCATGGCGGGTCATATGCTGCAGCCACTACATGGCGGACGAGTTGAGGAGGATCTTCTCGCTTCCCGGGGATAAGATAGACGTCATCCCGAACGGCGTGGATCCCAATGCGGCAGTCCGGCCAGACGCGGAATTGGTCCGCGCGACGCGAGTTCGCTACGCGCATCCTGAGGACAGGATCGTCTTCTACGTGGGCAGACTCGTGTACGAGAAAGGCGTTCACGTGCTGCTCGACGCTGTTCCCAGCGTGCTCGCGGAGATACCGAACACACGGTTCGTCATCGCCGGTGATGGGTATTACGCAGGCGTCTTGCGGGAGAAAGCAGCGAACATGGGCCTGGGGCCAGCGGTGGTCTTCACGGGCCGCATAAGCGACCAGGAGCGCGACGCGCTCTACGCCGCCGCCGACTTGGTGGTGTTTCCCAGCCTGTACGAGCCGTTCGGCATAGTGGCTCTGGAGGCGATGGCGAAAGGAGCGCCCGTCGTGGCGTCCGACACCGGAGGGCTTGCGGAGGTCATTCAGCACGAGGAAACGGGCTTCAAGGTATGCTCCGGCAGCGCCGCTTCGCTCGCCTGGGGAATAAAGCGGGTTCTCTTGGATCCGGCCTTTCGCGGTTTCATCGCGAGGCGCGGCAAAGAGGAAGCGGTCTCGAGGTTCGGCTGGGAGACCGCGGCGACCTCGACCCACTCGGTGTACCAGCGCGTTTTGGACGAAGCGGCGCGAGTGTCGTGGTAG
- a CDS encoding nitroreductase family protein, with translation MEFMEVVRERRSVRAYQDRDVPADKLERILEAARLAPSASNRQMWKFIVVRDPNRRRLLAEAANGQSFVAQAPVVIAGVAMRTSHVMSCEVPSYAVDLAIAMEHIALAAASEGLGTCWIGAFSQPRAREILGVPDQYKIVALMPLGYAADDPRPKARRPLEEIVQYERFSE, from the coding sequence ATGGAGTTCATGGAAGTCGTCAGGGAGCGCAGAAGTGTGAGGGCGTATCAGGATCGGGACGTGCCTGCTGACAAGCTCGAAAGGATTCTCGAAGCGGCAAGGCTCGCGCCGTCGGCAAGCAACCGCCAAATGTGGAAGTTCATAGTGGTGCGCGATCCCAATAGGCGCCGGCTTCTTGCTGAAGCAGCCAACGGCCAGTCGTTCGTGGCTCAGGCGCCGGTGGTCATAGCCGGGGTTGCCATGAGAACGAGCCACGTCATGAGCTGCGAGGTCCCGAGCTATGCGGTGGACCTCGCCATTGCCATGGAGCACATAGCGCTCGCCGCCGCTTCGGAGGGTCTCGGCACGTGCTGGATCGGGGCCTTTTCACAGCCGAGGGCGAGAGAGATCCTTGGGGTGCCGGATCAATACAAGATCGTCGCCCTGATGCCCCTCGGATACGCCGCCGACGACCCAAGGCCGAAGGCACGAAGACCGCTGGAAGAGATAGTGCAGTACGAGCGGTTCTCTGAATAG
- a CDS encoding nucleoside phosphorylase, producing the protein MAGSGNPEKRELRLEVLNVGGPQYTQHHIKALDEDIARYCFIPGDHIRGRKIAERLDDVRQVSATRGMFVHTGFYGGVRMTVCSTGMGGPQVAIAMEELGRMGADTFIRVGSAGGLQENIGVGDIAIATATYRDGGTSYKFLPGPFPAVADFFVTRALYDVARELGAHIHIGVVSAGDAFYAPPNPEFRKMLVDAGVICVEMESDTVFILGHYRHFRCGALFVMDGGPRCKVVKSMGKVSIPIANHATDEDFLRGEDMIISIALEAMRRIAADDEVAAAKKS; encoded by the coding sequence ATGGCAGGGAGCGGGAATCCGGAAAAGCGTGAGCTGAGGCTGGAGGTCTTGAACGTCGGAGGGCCTCAGTACACTCAGCATCACATCAAAGCCCTTGACGAGGACATTGCCAGATACTGCTTCATTCCGGGCGATCACATTCGTGGCCGCAAGATAGCCGAGCGGCTGGATGACGTGCGGCAGGTGAGCGCGACGAGAGGCATGTTCGTCCACACCGGCTTTTACGGTGGCGTGCGAATGACGGTCTGCTCAACCGGCATGGGAGGGCCCCAGGTCGCCATCGCCATGGAGGAACTGGGTAGGATGGGCGCGGACACGTTCATCCGCGTCGGCTCGGCGGGCGGGCTTCAGGAGAACATCGGGGTCGGGGACATCGCCATCGCGACCGCGACCTACAGGGACGGCGGGACGTCGTACAAGTTCCTTCCTGGGCCGTTTCCCGCAGTCGCCGACTTCTTCGTCACTCGCGCTCTATACGACGTCGCGCGCGAGCTGGGGGCTCACATCCACATCGGCGTGGTGTCGGCTGGTGACGCTTTCTATGCTCCGCCCAACCCCGAGTTCAGGAAGATGTTGGTCGATGCCGGGGTAATCTGTGTCGAGATGGAAAGCGACACGGTATTCATTCTGGGTCACTACCGGCACTTTCGATGCGGCGCGCTCTTCGTCATGGACGGGGGGCCCAGGTGCAAGGTGGTCAAGTCCATGGGCAAGGTGAGCATCCCAATCGCGAACCACGCAACCGACGAGGATTTCCTGCGCGGTGAGGACATGATCATCTCCATCGCCCTTGAGGCCATGAGGCGGATCGCCGCCGATGACGAGGTCGCGGCTGCGAAGAAGTCATGA
- a CDS encoding phosphopentomutase, translating into MGRPNVDRVILIVMDSVGIGALPDADEYGDAGSDTLRNTAKAVGGLDLPFLGRLGLGNIAETFGEPLAGVPAVPDPLAAYGRMSEESAGKDTTTGHWEIAGIVLDRPFPVYPHGFPPEVIYAFERAIGTKVLGNKPASGTEIIRELGEEHMTTGFPIVYTSADSVFQVAAHEDVIPVERLYEMCRKARSILVGEHGVGRVIARPFEGTPGTFARTRRRKDFSIKPPRLTVLDHVKRAGMDVVGVGKIEDIFAFQGLTKSDHTANNEDTMRAVIRLARTRGRGLIFANCIDFDMLWGHRNDVRGYARALAELDRMMEELAGVLNEGDVLMITADHGCDPTTPSTDHSREYVPLLVYGSAIRPGAFLGTRGSFADLGRTVADLLGVPAEGIAGESFAATATRD; encoded by the coding sequence GTGGGAAGGCCAAACGTGGACAGAGTCATTCTGATCGTGATGGACAGTGTTGGCATAGGCGCGCTCCCGGACGCCGACGAATACGGAGATGCGGGAAGCGACACGTTGCGCAACACCGCAAAGGCGGTAGGAGGACTGGACCTGCCGTTCCTGGGACGCTTGGGCTTGGGTAACATCGCGGAAACCTTCGGGGAGCCGCTGGCGGGAGTACCTGCTGTTCCGGATCCGCTTGCTGCTTACGGGCGCATGTCGGAGGAATCCGCGGGCAAGGACACGACCACAGGTCATTGGGAGATCGCCGGCATCGTCCTCGACCGACCATTTCCGGTGTATCCGCACGGTTTTCCCCCCGAAGTCATCTACGCCTTCGAAAGGGCCATCGGCACGAAGGTCCTCGGCAACAAGCCCGCGTCAGGCACAGAGATCATCAGGGAGCTCGGCGAAGAGCACATGACAACCGGGTTCCCCATCGTGTACACCTCAGCGGACAGCGTGTTCCAGGTGGCCGCTCACGAGGACGTCATCCCGGTGGAGCGGCTTTACGAGATGTGCAGAAAGGCGCGCTCGATACTGGTAGGCGAACACGGAGTAGGCAGGGTGATCGCCCGGCCTTTCGAGGGCACACCGGGCACCTTCGCAAGGACTCGGCGCCGCAAGGACTTCTCCATCAAGCCTCCGCGTCTCACAGTGCTCGATCACGTGAAGCGGGCCGGGATGGACGTCGTGGGGGTCGGGAAAATTGAAGACATATTTGCCTTTCAAGGTCTCACGAAGTCGGATCACACAGCCAACAACGAGGACACCATGAGGGCGGTGATCCGCCTTGCCCGCACGAGGGGCCGAGGGCTCATCTTCGCCAACTGCATAGACTTCGACATGCTGTGGGGACACCGCAACGACGTCAGAGGCTACGCGCGCGCTCTCGCCGAGCTCGACCGCATGATGGAGGAACTGGCGGGGGTGCTTAATGAAGGCGACGTGCTCATGATCACCGCCGACCACGGCTGCGATCCCACCACGCCGAGCACGGATCACTCTCGAGAATACGTCCCGCTGCTTGTGTACGGCAGCGCGATACGACCCGGCGCTTTCCTCGGCACGCGCGGGAGTTTCGCGGATCTGGGCCGGACCGTTGCAGACCTCCTTGGAGTGCCCGCGGAGGGTATCGCCGGCGAGAGCTTTGCGGCGACAGCTACGAGAGACTGA
- a CDS encoding cyclophilin-like fold protein — protein sequence MSRRISISAGNVKVEAVLNATATADAVWAALPIIGRANRWGSEVYFEIPVRLESENAKDIVEEGDLGYWPPGRAFCIFFGPTPVSRGDEIRPASPVNVFGRVEGEAKVLRSVRDGDEVIVTALQE from the coding sequence ATGTCAAGGAGAATCTCCATAAGTGCGGGCAACGTCAAGGTGGAAGCTGTGCTGAACGCTACAGCGACCGCCGACGCCGTCTGGGCGGCGCTGCCCATCATCGGGCGGGCGAACAGGTGGGGCAGCGAGGTCTATTTCGAGATTCCCGTGAGGCTTGAGAGCGAGAACGCGAAAGACATCGTAGAAGAAGGCGACCTGGGATACTGGCCGCCCGGACGGGCCTTCTGCATATTCTTTGGGCCCACGCCAGTAAGCCGAGGCGATGAGATCCGCCCCGCAAGCCCGGTGAACGTCTTCGGCCGGGTCGAGGGTGAAGCGAAGGTGCTGAGGAGTGTCAGGGACGGGGACGAGGTCATCGTAACCGCGCTGCAGGAATAG
- a CDS encoding PIN domain-containing protein — protein sequence MVFVDTAAWVALVAEKDPHHESIAKEWREVLERGAGVVTSSDVCSETITFLRHNMGHGIAVSFYRALQTAVADERLLIDWVTPAIFEEAWAMFEKHDDQKLSMVDCTSFVICRKRDIKRVLTLDRHFLVAGFQVVPNAAAR from the coding sequence ATGGTTTTTGTTGACACCGCGGCCTGGGTAGCGCTTGTCGCGGAAAAGGATCCGCACCATGAGTCCATTGCAAAAGAGTGGCGCGAGGTGCTGGAACGCGGCGCGGGTGTTGTAACGTCCAGCGACGTCTGTTCCGAAACCATCACCTTTCTGCGGCACAACATGGGGCACGGGATCGCAGTGTCGTTTTACCGGGCACTGCAGACAGCTGTAGCTGATGAGCGACTGCTCATAGACTGGGTGACCCCCGCAATCTTCGAGGAGGCGTGGGCGATGTTCGAGAAGCACGACGATCAGAAGCTTTCGATGGTTGATTGCACCAGCTTCGTAATATGCAGGAAACGAGACATCAAGAGAGTCCTCACGCTCGACCGGCACTTTCTTGTCGCCGGTTTTCAGGTCGTGCCCAATGCGGCAGCACGTTGA
- a CDS encoding ribbon-helix-helix domain-containing protein: MKRKQIYLDDESDSLLKKWAAMRGVSEASLVREAVAGYLDELERRGRKSRSDDPLAGLVGMYKGDVPPDAAQDHDRYLYNQDSATTTGRRKGGRRL; this comes from the coding sequence ATGAAGCGAAAACAAATCTATCTGGACGACGAAAGCGACAGCCTCTTGAAGAAGTGGGCAGCTATGAGGGGGGTGTCGGAGGCATCGCTCGTCCGGGAGGCTGTAGCAGGGTACCTTGATGAGCTTGAGCGCAGAGGGCGAAAGAGCAGGTCTGATGACCCGCTGGCTGGTCTCGTGGGTATGTACAAGGGCGATGTCCCTCCCGACGCGGCGCAAGACCACGACCGGTATCTCTACAACCAGGACTCTGCGACGACCACAGGGCGTCGGAAGGGGGGCCGCAGGCTGTGA
- a CDS encoding phosphatase PAP2 family protein gives MTQVDIIRAVQSIANPALDVAFGAITMLGAEESFVAIVAVLFWTVSKRLAMRIGVLLIVSSFANSGLKDLFRMPRPSPDDVRVIMPGTGGGYGFPSGHAQAATVFWGYLARAVSKRWFTAAVIALVFLIGLSRVYLGVHFPGDVVGGFCFGAIILVAYLWVTGRPELRAAASMPTWWLAAVVAAAPFALLVLYRSADALKMVGFLSGVGAGYVLEDRFVRSDECAPLATQILKIAVGLGGVFALRFGLKAVFAPEEPTLALVRYAAMAVWASLGAPFVFTRVLGPARRR, from the coding sequence GTGACCCAGGTAGACATCATACGGGCGGTGCAGTCCATCGCAAACCCCGCGCTCGACGTGGCGTTCGGTGCCATCACGATGCTGGGCGCGGAGGAGTCCTTCGTCGCGATCGTGGCGGTTCTGTTCTGGACGGTCTCAAAGCGACTTGCCATGAGAATCGGCGTGCTCCTCATCGTGTCCTCATTCGCCAATTCCGGACTCAAGGACCTTTTCCGCATGCCGCGCCCCTCTCCGGATGACGTGCGGGTGATAATGCCCGGGACAGGTGGAGGATACGGGTTTCCCAGCGGCCACGCTCAGGCCGCGACGGTCTTCTGGGGCTACCTTGCGCGCGCCGTCTCAAAGCGCTGGTTCACCGCTGCCGTCATCGCGCTGGTCTTCCTCATCGGCCTCTCAAGGGTGTACCTCGGAGTGCACTTCCCCGGCGACGTGGTGGGCGGGTTCTGCTTTGGCGCGATCATCCTCGTGGCGTACCTCTGGGTCACTGGCCGTCCGGAGCTGCGCGCCGCAGCTTCGATGCCCACTTGGTGGCTCGCGGCTGTCGTCGCCGCAGCCCCGTTCGCACTGCTTGTACTCTACAGGTCGGCTGATGCTCTCAAGATGGTCGGCTTCCTCTCCGGGGTGGGAGCGGGTTACGTATTGGAAGACAGGTTCGTCCGCTCGGATGAGTGCGCGCCCCTCGCGACCCAGATCCTGAAAATCGCTGTCGGCCTCGGAGGGGTGTTTGCGCTTCGCTTCGGCTTGAAAGCCGTCTTCGCGCCGGAGGAGCCGACTCTCGCGCTGGTGCGGTACGCCGCGATGGCGGTGTGGGCCAGCCTCGGAGCCCCATTCGTGTTCACGCGAGTGCTCGGCCCTGCCCGACGGCGGTGA